The following proteins are encoded in a genomic region of Takifugu flavidus isolate HTHZ2018 chromosome 3, ASM371156v2, whole genome shotgun sequence:
- the LOC130522095 gene encoding striated muscle preferentially expressed protein kinase-like isoform X6 produces MGRFALRQTDDGTIEMRISSVHRSDTGLYVCRIINEYGTKQAECRVDVRGAGETMLMITREVTDVAVRAGESVLLECHVAGAPDVDVDWLSNGKLIQPALLNCKMHFDGKRCRLLLNSVHEDDSGRYTCKLSTAKDELTSSANLRVMPSREPLFTRKLDILEVVEGRSARFDCKVSGSPAPRVTWMHFETKVEEGEKFRILQDGGRHSLIINHVSNDTEGFYTAVAQNIHGKSECTAELYMQEQRAAISSHMAKMEKMPSIPEEPEVLESEVERRTMPDFLKPLADVEVVEGKEVVLRCKVAGLPYPTISWYHNSKRIESSEERKMTQHRDVHSLVIRSACHAHGGVYKAVISNKVGKAACYAHLYVTDIVPEAPDGPPVIETITGKTITINWKKPKRLDPSLDSGSLLYVVQQQPLGSIQWSVVASNLKETNYTITNLSKGVRYAFRVLASTGKTLSKPSPSTDLIQLLDRGPYLRKAPIILEKPDIVYVVENQTASISITLNHVHAVVTWKRRGVVLTSKPGMYEMSMPDDDQHTLTLQRVRSTDVGQLVVTASNQFGSDLCALQLALAVRPKFETIMEDVDVYVGETSRLAVVVEGKPDPDILWYKDDVLLKESSHFTFVYDDPEYSLVILNACPEHSGVYTCTAKNLAGANSCKAELMVHTERKQEAEPMDDEGTILRKMRHLVDYYDIHKEIGRGAFSYVKRVTQKKGKAEFAAKFMCARGKRKALALREMELLSELDNERILYFHDVFEKKNVVVLITELCHEELLERMAKKTAVKELEIRCSIQQVLEGLWYLHKKNIAHLDVKPENILMASPASDQIRICDFGNAIRLDPSEEYYCKYGTPEYIAPEIVNQTPISTATDIWPVGVITYLCLTGVSPFAGENDRATALNIRNYNVAFEESMFSDLCREAKGFVIKLLVVDRLRPSAAECLRHPWFKQSPTNKSINTAMLKQVLSRRRWQRSLISYKSKMVMRTIPELLDESSNHVSIAVARHLKEGSPPPSSSSDSDADVDELPFIPMPLSVVFSSSRVSLNEIPGDEDVTASQMGYNDRFCDRTRKADDTGVSTANQNIPQDEEAQNEEKIEKAKRAPLKKGSSVESEDSETKARRTTMRRGSSADSALLLHVESEEGNSTGSELTNKSLKKAVSMELPNRSPSPGLAKISQEEYALKLELMRQRLLRGGNVDKKMSGLRGPLFETLGIEDERSTGSLDRNLRRSRTGPSTLARAASSESPLEDKPQTKPFRKSASFNQGDSEPMPLHRRYGAPLEIPLVGNGSLEDKKLQEATSMSALTERTTPESASPTKKTSFTFQKPELDQQPKQNKVRELDDTHHVKKKADGTWEERTKTQLAMADYGESEAKSPSVITPIIVIEEDDEDEERKDTQELYINEKDYQEEKESRKNSKMSSACVAPLSDKAQPRPNTVDKGSTNSINSTNIPALPEHPAVFSKVATMVGPSASAISNSTTPRQPVLRTDIKNIDSEEIFEARFKKRESSLTRGLRKLTRNKSEEKSPTLSRKGADRAEEVYRPGPNGAPLEMVSRGLQEKSKSVQDLRAEDKEPGLGLIGRFSLRSKRSSSTDKTGEKPKEGRQPDVQESAVNKRVSWSVGRSKSLDTNEPSRSKRQQDEREQRKAAESSVSAMRQKFESKVAEISAKVRTQSADRKDKATVGSQKDLGQKDTTRLTDSPIMAIRHKFENKVAGLSSKIRSQSEERNDDPDGKRTPVFARHRHSHSEGRGLKGMGIPENQLAKQTGATASKDSIESTSSLPSEKIPESDRRSRWDRWGLTRSRKDKTPSQPDLSSLTHKEEQQFIRSASDFAPVFHIKLKDSVLSEGEPVTLSCLPAGSPLPRITWRKDRKPLQVDDRMSLVSHPDGRQILQITKSNQKDDGVYECVATNPIATITTSCTLSVASVPKRPGTPEVAQTYNNTALVLWKPADTKSPCSYTLEKNTEGDPDWTTVATGVTDCYYNVTDLPPGSTLRFRVTCSNKAGQGPSSNCSGPVSLDPAGGGATPATTEVKTVPVQPQPVPEPEVKPVQNTPRTVISTSSPPKGGAPPLSQTELGLSRPPSSAENPPKPSEDSQKSPSFPSSPLIKIPPPLITPKPQSPVNVVSPLTKTPPILPPPPVTAPLTPTKPVVPTYVPVTSTVTPRTAPTPIIFSPQVLQTSSLSPFVDGTTTPTRGTPSGRVTPSTGLRQGIPQKPYTFLDEKARGRFGIIRECQENSTGKMFMAKIVPYTQENKQEVLKEYEILKTLHSDKIMALHEAYVTPRYLVLVAEYCTGKELLHSLIDRFRYTEDDVVGYLVQILQGVEYLHSRRVLHLDLKPDNIMVTNLNTIKIVDFGSAQSFNPLSLKQKDSRTGTLEYMAPEVIKGEVVGPPADVWTIGVITYIMLSGRLPFEDKDPRQVESKILAARFDPSKLYPNVSQSASAFLKKMLSSYPWARAATRDCFAQAWLQDSYLMKLKRQTLTFTSSRLKEFLAEQQSCRLEGATKHKVLLRTYQSTPRSPLAGSTLHVPSPK; encoded by the exons ATGGGCCGGTTTGCCTTGCGGCAGACAGATGATGGCACCATCGAAATGAGAATCAGCTCGGTTCATAGGTCAGACACAGGGCTTTATGTCTGCAGAATAATCAATGAATATGGAACCAAGCAGGCAGAGTGCAGAGTGGACGTCAGAG gtgcAGGAGAGACAATGCTAATGATCACCAGGGAGGTGACCGATGTAGCGGTTAGGGCTGGCGAGTCGGTCCTGCTTGAGTGTCATGTGGCAGGAGCCCCAGATGTGGATGTCGACTGGCTGTCGAACGGGAAGCTGATCCAGCCGGCACTACTCAACTGTAAAATGCACTTCGATGGCAAAAG GTGCCGCCTGCTGCTGAATTCAGTGCATGAAGATGATAGTGGAAGGTACACGTGcaagctgagcacagccaaaG ATGAGTTGACCTcgagtgcaaacctgagagtcATGCCATCCAGGGAGCCTCTCTTTACCCGTAAACTGGATATCCTGGAGGTCGTTGAAGGCCGCAGTGCCCGGTTTGACTGCAAGGTGAGCGGCTCTCCTGCTCCCCGGGTCACATGGATGCACTTTG AGACGAAAgtggaagagggggagaaattCCGCATCCTTCAAGACGGCGGTCGTCACTCCCTCATCATCAACCACGTCAGCAATGACACCGAGGGCTTCTACACTGCAGTCGCCCAGAACATCCACGGAAAGTCTGAATGCACCGCCGAGCTCTACATGCAGGAACAGCGAGCTGCCATCTCCTCTCATAT ggcaaagatggagaaaatgccATCCATCCCAGAAGAGCCTGAGGTTCTGGAGAGTGAAGTGGAGCGGCGGACCATGCCAGACTTCCTGAAGCCGCTGGCTGATGTGGAGGTTGTTGAGGGCAAAGAGGTGGTGCTGAGGTGTAAGGTAGCCGGCCTCCCGTACCCGACCATCAGCTGGTACCACAACAGCAAACGCATAGAGAGCAGCGAAGAGCGTAAAATGACCCAGC ACAGGGATGTCCACAGTCTGGTCATCAGGAGCGCTTGTCACGCTCATGGAGGCGTCTACAAGGCCGTCATCTCCAACAAAGTGGGCAAAGCGGCTTGCTATGCCCATCTATATGTCACAG aCATTGTCCCTGAAGCTCCTGATGGTCCTCCAGTGATCGAGACCATTACAGGGAAAACTATAACAATCAACTGGAAGAAGCCAAAGAGGCTCGACCCTTCTCTTG ATTCTGGTTCCTTGTTGTAcgtggttcagcagcagcctctgggcTCCATTCAGTGGTCTGTTGTGGCCTCTAACCTGAAGGAGACCAACTACACCATCACCAATTTGTCCAAAGGAGTACGCTATGCTTTCAGAGTGCTGGCATCCACCGGGAAGACCCTGAGCAAACCGTCTCCTTCCACAGATCTGATCCAGCTTCTGGACCGAG GCCCTTATTTAAGAAAAGCACCAATCATTCTGGAGAAACCCGACATTGTCTACGTGGTGGAGAACCAAACGGCGAGCATCAGCATCACACTGAACCATGTGCACGCTGTTGTCACCTGGAAACG gaggggggtggtgttGACCAGCAAGCCAGGGATGTACGAGATGAGCATGCCAGATGATGACCAACACACCCTGACGCTCCAACGAGTACGCAGCACTGATGTGGGCCAGTTGGTGGTCACGGCGAGCAACCAGTTTGGGAGCGACCTCTGCGCCCTTCAGCTGGCTCTGGCAG TGCGCCCAAAGTTTGAAACAATCATGGAGGATGTGGATGTGTATGTGGGCGAGACGTCACGTTTGGCTGTTGTGGTTGAAGGGAAGCCTGACCCGGATATTCTGTGGTATAAG GACGATGTCCTCCTCAAGGAGAGCAGCCACTTCACCTTTGTCTACGATGATCCGGAATATTCTCTGGTCATTCTCAACGCTTGCCCCGAACACTCCGGTGTGTACACCTGCACTGCCAAGAACCTGGCTGGTGCCAACTCCTGCAAGGCTGAGCTGATGGTCCACACAG agaggaaacaagAGGCGGAGCCAATGGATGACGAAGGAACCATTCTGAGGAAGATGAGGCATCTTGTGGATTACTATGACATTCACAAAGAGATCGGGCG GGGTGCCTTCTCGTACGTGAAGAGGGTAACTCAGAAAAAGGGAAAGGCCGAATTTGCTGCCAAGTTCATGTGTGCACGAGGCAAGAGAAAAGCCCTGGCTCTCAGAGAGAtggagctgctgtctgagctGGACAATGAGAGGATCCTCTATTTCCATGACGTCTTTGAGAAGAAGAACGTGGTGGTGCTCATCACCGAGCT ATGtcatgaggagctgctggagcgaATGGCCAAGAAAACAGCAGTCAAAGAGCTGGAG ATCCGCTGTAGCATTCAGCAGGTTTTGGAAGGTCTGTGGTACCTTCACAAGAAAAACATTGCCCACCTTGATGTGAAG CCTGAAAACATTTTGATGGCAAGTCCTGCGAGCGATCAAATCCGTATATGCGACTTCGGCAATGCGATCAGATTGGACCCGTCAGAAGAGTACTACTGTAAATATGGCACGCCGGAATACATCGCGCCGGAGATCGTGAACCAAACTCCcatctccacagcaacagacatATG GCCTGTCGGTGTCATCACTTACCTCTG CCTGACTGGCGTGTCTCCTTTTGCCGGTGAGAATGACAGAGCCACTGCCTTGAATATCCGGAACTACAACGTGGCGTTTGAGGAGAGCATgttttctgacctctgcagagAAGCTAAGGGGTTTGTCATCAAGCTTCTGGTGGTGGACAGACT GAGGCCCAGTGCTGCCGAATGCCTTCGTCATCCTTGGTTCAAG CAGTCACCgacaaataaaagcatcaacacAGCGATGTTGAAGCAAGTTTTGTCTCGAAGGCGATGGCAG cgGTCTCTTATCAGCTATAAATCCAAGATGGTGATGCGGACAATTCCGGAGCTTCTGGATGAGTCATCCAACCATGTCTCCATCGCTGTGGCTCGACATTTAAAGGAAGGCTCCCcgccaccctcctcttcctcggatTCAGATGCAGATGTCGATGAACTTCCTTTTATCCCAATGCCACTTTCAGTAGTTTTTTCAAGTTCCAGGGTCTCCCTTAATGAGATCCCCGGGGATGAAGATGTCACTGCATCACAGATGGGGTACAATGACAGATTTTGTGATAGGACTCGAAAGGCAGATGACACAGGGGTCTCGACGGCCAATCAAAACATCCCACAAGATGAAGAGGCtcaaaatgaggagaaaatagAAAAGGCAAAACGAGCACCCCTCAAGAAAGGATCTAGTGTGGAGTCAGAAGATTCTGAGACAAAAGCCAGGAGGACAACCATGAGGAGAGGCAGTTCCGCAGACTCGGCATTGCTTCTCCATGTTGAATCTGAAGAGGGAAATTCCACCGGTTCAGAATTGACAAACAAAAGCCTGAAAAAGGCTGTTTCAATGGAGCTCCCCAATCGCAGTCCAAGCCCTGGCCTGGCAAAGATAAGCCAGGAGGAATATGCCCTGAAACTGGAACTAATGAGACAGCGATTGCTCAGAGGAGGAAACGTGGATAAAAAGATGAGCGGTCTTCGTGGGCCATTGTTTGAGACCCTTGGCATAGAAGATGAGAGGAGCACGGGATCCCTTGATCGGAATCTGAGGAGATCCAGAACAGGGCCATCAACACTGGCCAGAGCAGCATCCTCTGAAAGTCCATTGGAGGACAAGCCACAGACAAAACCTTTTCGCAAAAGTGCCTCCTTCAATCAGGGTGATTCAGAACCAATGCCCCTGCATCGCAGGTATGGAGCCCCCTTAGAAATCCCATTAGTTGGAAATGGGAGTCTAGAAGATAAGAAGCTCCAAGAAGCAACCTCAATGTCTGCACTTACAGAGCGAACCACACCGGAATCTGCCTCGCCTACAAAAAAGACCTCTTTCACGTTCCAAAAACCTGAATTGGACCAACAACCAAAGCAGAACAAAGTGAGAGAACTTGATGACACGCACCATGTGAAGAAGAAAGCAGATGGTACTTGGGAGGAAAGGACCAAAACCCAATTGGCAATGGCAGATTATGGCGAATCTGAGGCTAAATCACCTTCTGTAATTACTCCTATAATTGTGAtagaggaagatgatgaagatgaggagagaaaagacacgcAGGAGTTGTATATTAATGAAAAGGACTatcaggaagagaaagaaagtaGAAAAAATAGTAAAATGTCATCGGCATGTGTGGCTCCTTTGTCTGATAAGGCCCAGCCCAGACCAAATACCGTGGATAAAGGAAGTACAAATAGTATAAATTCTACCAACATCCCAGCTCTTCCTGAACATCCGGCAGTGTTTTCCAAGGTAGCAACTATGGTCGGACCTTCAGCATCTGCAATATCTAATTCCACCACCCCCCGCCAGCCTGTGCTGCGGACGGATATCAAAAACATCGACTCGGAGGAGATCTTTGAAGCCCGTTTCAAGAAGCGCGAGTCGTCTTTAACCCGAGGCCTCCGGAAACTGACTAGAAATAAATCAGAAGAGAAGTCACCAACGCTGAGCCGAAAGGGGGCAGACAGGGCCGAGGAGGTTTATAGGCCAGGGCCGAACGGGGCACCCCTGGAAATGGTATCCAGGGGACTACAGGAAAAATCCAAATCTGTCCAAGATTTGAGAGCAGAGGATAAAGAGCCAGGCCTTGGCCTCATTGGAAGGTTTTCCTTGCGATCCAAGAGGTCATCTTCAACTGATAAGACGGGAGAGAAGCCAAAGGAAGGAAGGCAACCAGATGTTCAGGAATCTGCCGTGAACAAGAGAGTTTCGTGGTCTGTTGGTCGCAGCAAGTCTTTGGATACAAACGAGCCGAGTCGCTCGAAAAGACAACAGGATgaaagagaacaaagaaaagctgctgaGTCATCCGTTTCTGCCATGAGGCAAAAGTTTGAGTCCAAGGTGGCAGAAATATCTGCAAAAGTGAGAACTCAGTCAGCAGACAGGAAGGATAAAGCTACCGTTGGGAGTCAGAAGGATCTGGGACAGAAAGATACAACGAGACTGACTGATTCGCCCATCATGGCAATACGGCACAAGTTTGAGAACAAAGTGGCAGGATTATCCTCAAAAATCCGCAGTCAGTCCGAAGAGAGGAACGATGATCCCGATGGAAAACGGACACCTGTGTTTGCTCGCCATCGCCATTCCCACTCAGAAGGGCGAGGACTAAAGGGAATGGGAATACCTGAGAATCAACTGGCGAAGCAGACCGGCGCCACTGCATCCAAGGATTCGATTGAATCAACTTCCAGCCTCCCGTCTGAAAAAATCCCTGAGAGTGACAGACGGTCAAGATGGGACAGGTGGGGTTTGACCAGGAGTAGGAAAGACAAGACGCCGTCCCAGCCTGATCTGTCCTCATTAACCCACAAAGAGGAACAGCAGTTTATCCGTTCTGCTTCTGATTTTGCCCCTGTGTTCCACATCAAGCTGAAGGACAGCGTCTTATCAGAGGGGGAACCTGTCACTCTGAGCTGTCTCCCAGCTGGAAGTCCACTTCCTAGAATTACATGGAGGAAAG ATCGGAAGCCATTGCAGGTGGATGACAGAATGAGCCTCGTATCCCACCCAGATGGCAGGCAGATCCTCCAGATCACAAAGTCCAACCAGAAAGACGACGGAGTTTACGAATGCGTGGCTACCAACCCCATTGCTAcgatcaccacctcctgcacatTGTCTGTAGCTT CTGTCCCAAAGCGTCCAGGGACCCCTGAAGTTGCCCAGACATACAATAACACAGCCCTGGTGCTTTGGAAGCCGGCAGACACCAAGTCTCCATGCAGCTACACCCTGGAGAAAAATACAGAAG gTGACCCTGACTGGACAACCGTGGCCACTGGAGTTACTGACTGTTATTACAATGTCACAGATCTCCCACCTGGTAGCACTCTGAGGTTCCGCGTCACCTGCAGCAACAAGGCAGGACAGGGACCCTCCAGCAACTGTTCTGGTCCCGTGAGTTTGGACCCAGCAG GCGGAGGAGCTACACCTGCCACAACAGAAGTAAAGACAGTTCCAGTTCAACCTCAACCAGTGCCTGAACCTGAAGTGAAACCAGTCCAGAACACCCCCAGAACTGTTAtttccacttcctctcctccaaaaGGTGGAGCTCCACCTCTGTCCCAGACGGAACTCGGTTTGTCTCGACCTCCATCTAGTGCAGAAAACCCGCCCAAACCCAGCGAGGACAGTCAGAAATCCCCCTCGTTCCCCTCATCACCCCTCATTAAAATTCCTCCACCTCTTATCACGCCCAAACCACAGAGTCCAGTCAacgtggtgtcccctctgaccAAAACACCACCCATACTGCCACCGCCTCCTGTAACCGCCCCTTTGACACCAACCAAGCCTGTGGTGCCAACATACGTCCCTGTCACCTCCACGGTCACCCCCCGCACGGCCCCGACTCCCATCATCTTTTCCCCGCAGGTGCTCCAGACCTCCAGTCTAAGCCCCTTTGTTGATGGGACGACTACGCCAACCAGGGGGACCCCGTCTGGACGAGTGACACCCTCGACTGGGCTGCGTCAGGGAATTCCTCAGAAACCTTACACGTTCCTGGACGAGAAGGCCAG GGGTCGTTTTGGCATCATTCGAGAGTGCCAGGAAAACAGCACGGGTAAAATGTTCATGGCGAAGATCGTTCCCTACACTCaggagaacaaacaggaagtcctgaaGGAGTACGAGATCTTGAAAACCCTTCACAGTGACAAAATCATGGCTCTGCACGAAGCATACGTCACGCCGCGCTACCTTGTGCTGGTGGCAGAGTACTGCACAGGCAAAGAGCTTCTCCACAGCCTCATCGACAG GTTCCGCTACACTGAGGATGATGTCGTGGGCTACCTGGTGCAGATATTGCAGGGAGTGGAGTACCTCCACAGCCGGCGTGTCCTCCACCTGGACCTGAAGCCAGACAACATCATGGTGACCAATCTCAACACCATCAAGATCGTGGACTTTGGGAGCGCTCAGAGCTTCAACCCGCTCAGCCTCAAGCAAAAGGACTCGAGGACAGGAACTCTGGAGTACATGG CTCCTGAGGTAATCAAAGGTGAAGTGGTCGGTCCTCCTGCGGATGTTTGGACCATCGGCGTCATTACTTACATCAT GCTCAGTGGTCGACTCCCCTTCGAAGATAAAGATCCTCGACAGGTGGAGTCGAAGATCCTGGCTGCAAGGTTTGACCCGAGCAAACTTTACCCCAACGTGTCTCAAAGCGCCTCTGCCTTCCTCAAAAAGATGCTGAGCAGTTACCCTTG GGCTCGTGCGGCAACCAGAGACTGCTTCGCCCAGGCCTGGCTGCAAGACTCCTACCTGATGAAGCTCAAGCGTCAGACTCTCACCTTCACCTCTAGCCGGCTCAAGGAGTTCCTGGCGGAGCAGCAATCCTGCCGCTTGGAGGGCGCCACCAAGCACAAGGTGCTGCTGCGCACCTACCAGAGCACGCCACGGTCCCCGCTGGCTGGCTCCACGCTTCACGTTCCCAGCCCCAAGTGA